CCCACGCGGTGACCACGAATGAAGAGATGGACCCGGACCTGCTGCCGCGTCTGGAGTCCCGCTGGGGTCGCGAGGTGATGGCAGAGCTCGGAGTGGCACTCGTGGGCGCACGCATCTATCCTACGATCAAACGTGCTCTGGGATATGCAAAGAGCTGCTCGCTGATTCCCGGACTGCTCGCATAGGGCGCGGGAGGGTTGATGGTCTATGGTTGATAGTTGATAGCCTGAACCAGAGGCTGCTGACAGGCACCAAAATCGCAATGAGCGGATGGATTCCTCTTCAGACTATCAACGCACAACCACCAACCCTCAACTTTTCTCAAGCTATCAACTATCAACCATAAACCATCAACTCTTCCCCATGACCTTCTCCAACCCCCAGGCCGCCGCATTTGAAGAGCATCGCGGTCTGCTGACCGGCGTGGCTTATCGCATGCTGGGCTCCGTCAGTGATGCGGAGGATATGGTGCAGGAGGCGTGGCTGCGCTGGACAGGCGCGGATACGTCCGAGGTGAAGTCCCCCAAGAGCTGGCTGCTCACGGTGGTGAGCCGGCTTTGTCTGGACCGCATGAAATCCGCGCGCGTGCAGCGGGAGCAGTACTACGGCACCTGGTTGCCGGAGCCGTATGTGAATGCCTGCGCGGAAGAGGCCAGTGTGCATGCAGAACAGGTGGATGAGAGTGTGTCGATCGCACTCATGCTGGTACTGGAAAAGCTGTCCCCGGAGGAGCGCGCCGGCTTCCTGCTGCATGAAGTATTCGGTCACACGTATGACGAGATTTCCGACATCCTCGGCAAGCCCGCGGCGAACTGTCGCAAGATGGTGTCGCGCGCGCGGGAGCGAGTGCGGTCAGAGAAGCCTCGCTTCACCGCGACGCATCAGGAGCATGAGGAGTTGCTGAAGAAATTCCTCGAAGCGTGTCGCGCCGGTGAACTGGAGCCACTGCTCAATCTGCTGGGTGAAAATGCGTCCCTGCACTCGGATGGTGGCGGCAAGGCGACCGCTGTGCCGAAGGTACTGCGTGACCGGAATGTGATCGCAAAGTTCTTCGTCAATGTCGTCCGGGCCGGAGAAGCAAGCGCGGATGGATTCGAAACACGCGTGACCACCTTCAATGGAGCACCAGGTCTGCTGCTCCTGGTGAAAGGGCATCCGGTCACGGCATTGTCATTGGAGGTACAAGACGGGAAGATCCATGCGATCTTTGCACACCGGAATCCGGACAAGCTGCGGCTGTTTGAGCAGGGAAGCACTGAGGAATAGCCGCAAAAGAGAGTAAAGAACTTAAGGGGTGAGCATGGGACCGCGGTGCCACCCGCAAGACCGTCTCACGTCTTGTGCCGCAGAGTTTTCACGCCAAGGGCAACCATGGCGATCATCAGCAGAATACCCAAAAGAGCCGCACCAGGCGCGTCGTCAGTTTCGCCAACGTAGATGCCGGCCAGGGCAATGACTACGCCGATAGCAAAGAAGGCGAATGCCTTGAGGTAGTTTGCTGTTGAGGGCTTCACGCCATCTCCCTTCGCTGGTTGTTTCACATTCATAGGTGAAACTATGGACCCGGCATGTGAAGCGTAGATGAACGTGGTGGGAAATGCAGGTGAATTGTCCGGTGCGCAGGGCAATCGACATCAAGGGGAATGGGGGCGGTCTCGTGCATTGGATTCAACACAGAGACGCAGAGGAACCTCGGAGCCTGAGGTCACGTCGCGAATCGCGTGGCCTACTGACCACTGACCACTGACCACTGACCACTGACTACTGACTACTGACTACCCCCTCATATCCCGCAACGCCGGAAACTCCTCCCGCCAGGCCGTCACATCCGCGAGATCCAGCCGGGCACTGACCACGCCCACCCCTTCCCCCGCATCGGCAATGATGTGGCCGTGCGGACTCACGACGACGCTGCGGCCATTGTATTTGAAGTTCGGATCACTGCCAGTGCGGTTCACACCGATGACGTAGGCGAGGTTCTCAATCGCACGGGCTTGCAGCAGGGTGAGCCAGTGGTGGTAGCGCTTCACGGGCCAGCTCGCGATGACGACCATGACATCTGCGCCTTT
This genomic window from Roseimicrobium gellanilyticum contains:
- the sigJ gene encoding RNA polymerase sigma factor SigJ, with product MTFSNPQAAAFEEHRGLLTGVAYRMLGSVSDAEDMVQEAWLRWTGADTSEVKSPKSWLLTVVSRLCLDRMKSARVQREQYYGTWLPEPYVNACAEEASVHAEQVDESVSIALMLVLEKLSPEERAGFLLHEVFGHTYDEISDILGKPAANCRKMVSRARERVRSEKPRFTATHQEHEELLKKFLEACRAGELEPLLNLLGENASLHSDGGGKATAVPKVLRDRNVIAKFFVNVVRAGEASADGFETRVTTFNGAPGLLLLVKGHPVTALSLEVQDGKIHAIFAHRNPDKLRLFEQGSTEE